In one Aquila chrysaetos chrysaetos chromosome 24, bAquChr1.4, whole genome shotgun sequence genomic region, the following are encoded:
- the MDFI gene encoding myoD family inhibitor produces MSQASNHRPSRPEPPRAEPVPPTEAGETSRPSPRQTPAAPSAEPRPPARPAAGPAPPKKEKPLEDDESRKVLTKGSRAELAGAPEAVTCQPQVRAAPQPPGPCTHLLQNGAGRGPDPGGANGEAGNGVFRPLPSTQKPHRKLQSHHSINSQSSKKSKGSSKSASSHIPIEAQEDCCVHCILSCLFCEFLTLCNIVLDCATCGSCTSEDSCICCCCCNSGECADCDLPCDMDCGIIDACCESADCLEICMECCGLCFSS; encoded by the exons AAGCGGGCGAGACCTCGCGCCCTTCGCCGAGGCAGACGCCAGCGGCACCGTCGGCAGagccccggccgcccgcccgccccgctgccggccccgcgccgccgaAGAAGGAGAAACCCCTGGAAGATGACGAGTCCCGAAAAGTCCTGACGAAGGGCTCCCGGGCCGAGCTCGCAGGCGCTCCCGAAGCTGTGACAT GCCAGCCCCAGGTGCgagcagccccacagccccccggTCCCTGCACCCACCTGCTGCAGAACGGTGCTGGGCGGGGGCCGGATCCAGGCGGTGCCAACGGGGAGGCAGGGAACGGGGTCTtccgccccctccccagcacccagaaGCCTCACCGAAAGCTGCAGTCGCACCACTCCATCAACAGCCAGAGCAGCAAGAAGAGCAAGGGCAGCTCCAAGTCGGCCTCTTCCCACATCCCTATTGAGGCGCAAGAAG ACTGCTGCGTCCACTGCatcctctcctgcctcttctgcGAGTTCCTGACCCTCTGCAACATCGTGCTGGACTGTGCCACTTGCGGCTCCTGCACCTCCGAGGACTcctgcatctgctgctgctgctgcaactcGGGCGAGTGCGCAGACTGCGACCTGCCCTGCGACATGGACTGCGGCATCATTGACGCCTGCTGCGAGTCCGCCGACTGCCTGGAGATCTGCATGGAGTGCTGCGGgctctgcttctcctcctgA
- the LOC115335058 gene encoding uncharacterized protein LOC115335058 — translation MGNAKASALHAAANPRRNPALKVAEYLLPSDTAGPGHRGGPCGLGPCPPRLWGTSVRLGAYTWAQAGRGRWRRVRGKPTPQEGFFSGAATHPILSKTCFPFLLSALLPPLLLPARSSRSAPVILSSFPSTSQRRSVSPKHPVKLPPWSEPSSVWQSRALGPCTCAFLTSIYFFFFAGEGGCRTETVCAPSTLSVSPYPTATPRRKQLLFPGGWRCLCPQASRLNHPLFTAAGEENQSLAKAPSGGTLFVASIGVAVAGRGGDGCLNPPPLCWVPSPLPHRRRTAAWGRGAGQERRAEPWRWLRQHPGGTRGRRPLSRLQRARAGGRCRQSR, via the coding sequence ATGGGGAATGCCAAAGCGAGCGCGTTGCATGCTGCTGCAAACCCCCGGAGAAACCCAGCGCTCAAAGTTGCAGAATATTTGCTGCCGTCAGACACTGCCGGGCCAGGGCACCGCGGGGGTCCCTGCGGGCTCGGCCCCTGCCCACCGCGGCTCTGGGGCACCTCGGTGCGACTCGGTGCCTACACTTGGGCGCAGGCAGGTCGGGGGCGATGGAGAAGGGTGCGTGGGAAGCCAACACcccaggagggttttttttctggggcgGCCACACATCCCATTTTATCCAAGacctgttttccatttctcctttctgcccttctcccacccctccTGCTTCCAGCCCGTTCTTCCCGCTCAGCTCCAGTTATTTTAAGTTCCTTTCCCAGCACAAGTCAAAGACGCAGCGTTTCACCCAAGCACCCGGTTAAACTGCCTCCGTGGTCTGAGCCCAGCTCAGTCTGGCAGAGCCGGGCGCTGGGTCCGTGCACTTGTGCTTTTTTAACctccatctatttttttttttttgccggTGAGGGCGGGTGCAGGACAGAGACCGTCTGTGCCCCCTCCACCCTGTCAGTCTCCCCGTACCCCACGGCCACCCCACGCAGAAAGCAGCTCCTGTTCCCCGGCGGCTGGAGGTGCCTTTGCCCTCAAGCCTCTCGCCTGAATCATCCCTTGTTTACTGCCGCGGGAGAGGAAAATCAAAGTTTGGCCAAAGCACCATCAGGCGGGACTTTATTTGTGGCTTCGATTGGCGTTGCtgtggcggggcgggggggggatggaTGCTTGAACCCCCCTCCCTTGTGCTGGGTTCCCAGTCCTCTCCCCCACCGCAGAAGGACGGCAGCGTGGGGACGCGGCGCCGGGCAGGAGCGAAGGGCTGAGCCGTGGCGCTGGCTCCGGCAGCATCCCGGCGGGACGCGGGGCCGCCGGCCTCTCTCACGGCTGCAGCGTGCgagggctggagggaggtgCAGACAGAGCAGATag